A stretch of the Ensifer sp. PDNC004 genome encodes the following:
- the cimA gene encoding citramalate synthase, producing MTRERIYLFDTTLRDGQQTPGIDFSVEDKIAIAGLLDQFGMDYIEGGYPGANPTDTEFFGRKRTQKASFVAFGMTKRAGVSASNDPGLAALLAAKSDAICLVAKSWDYHVEVALGCTNEENLDNIRASVEAVVASGREAMVDCEHFFDGYKANPAYALACANTAFAAGARWVVLCDTNGGTQPPEVREIVAAVIAAGVPGANLGIHAHNDTGQAVANSLAAVEAGVRQIQGTLNGIGERCGNANLVTLIPTLALKETYSSRFETAIDADRLLELTKLAHSFDELLNRSPDQQAPYVGASAFATKAGIHASALLKDPRTYEHVAPESIGNLRKVMVSDQGGKANFINALKRRGIVVSKDDPKLDKLIAIVKEREATGYAYEGADASFALLASRILGTVPDFFHVESFRVMVERRFDANGHLKTVSEAVVKVVVDGETMMSVAEGHGPVNALDLALRKDLGKYQSEIEDLELADYKVRILNGGTEAITRVLIESTDGTGARWWTVGVSDNIIDASFQALMDSIVFKLLKNRDHVGLIAAE from the coding sequence ATGACCAGGGAACGCATCTACCTCTTCGACACGACGCTGAGAGACGGGCAACAGACGCCCGGCATCGACTTTTCCGTCGAGGACAAGATTGCGATTGCCGGCCTGCTCGATCAGTTCGGCATGGACTATATCGAAGGCGGCTATCCCGGCGCGAACCCGACCGACACGGAGTTCTTCGGGCGCAAGCGAACCCAGAAGGCCTCCTTCGTCGCCTTCGGCATGACCAAGCGCGCCGGGGTTTCCGCGTCGAACGACCCAGGCCTCGCAGCTCTATTGGCGGCGAAAAGCGACGCTATCTGTCTTGTCGCCAAGAGCTGGGACTATCACGTCGAAGTGGCGCTCGGCTGCACCAACGAGGAGAACCTCGACAACATCCGCGCCTCGGTCGAGGCGGTGGTCGCCTCGGGCCGCGAGGCGATGGTCGATTGCGAGCATTTCTTCGACGGCTACAAGGCCAATCCCGCCTATGCGCTTGCCTGCGCGAACACGGCCTTTGCCGCCGGCGCGCGCTGGGTGGTGCTCTGCGACACCAATGGCGGCACGCAGCCGCCGGAGGTCCGCGAGATCGTCGCCGCCGTGATCGCTGCCGGCGTGCCCGGTGCCAATCTCGGCATCCATGCGCATAACGATACGGGCCAGGCGGTCGCCAATTCGCTGGCGGCGGTGGAGGCCGGCGTGCGGCAGATCCAGGGAACGCTGAACGGTATTGGCGAGCGTTGCGGCAACGCCAATCTCGTCACGCTGATCCCGACGCTGGCGTTGAAGGAGACCTATTCAAGCCGCTTCGAAACGGCGATCGACGCCGATCGCTTGCTGGAGCTGACGAAGCTCGCCCATTCCTTCGATGAACTCTTGAACCGCTCGCCCGACCAGCAGGCCCCTTACGTCGGCGCGTCGGCCTTTGCCACCAAGGCCGGTATCCACGCCTCGGCGCTGCTCAAGGATCCGCGCACCTATGAGCATGTGGCGCCCGAGAGCATCGGCAACCTTCGCAAGGTCATGGTGTCCGACCAGGGCGGCAAGGCCAATTTCATCAACGCGCTGAAGCGACGTGGCATTGTCGTCAGCAAGGACGATCCGAAGCTCGACAAGCTGATCGCCATCGTCAAGGAACGCGAAGCGACCGGCTATGCCTACGAAGGCGCGGATGCGAGCTTTGCGCTGCTCGCCAGCCGCATCCTCGGCACGGTGCCGGATTTCTTCCACGTCGAAAGCTTCCGGGTGATGGTCGAGCGTCGCTTCGATGCCAACGGCCATCTGAAGACCGTCTCGGAAGCGGTGGTGAAGGTGGTGGTCGACGGCGAGACGATGATGTCGGTTGCCGAAGGCCACGGCCCGGTCAACGCGCTGGACCTGGCGCTGCGCAAGGACCTCGGCAAGTACCAGTCGGAAATCGAAGACCTGGAGCTCGCCGACTACAAGGTCCGTATCCTCAATGGCGGGACCGAGGCGATCACCCGCGTTCTGATCGAATCGACCGATGGAACGGGCGCGCGCTGGTGGACCGTGGGGGTCTCCGACAACATCATCGATGCGTCTTTCCAAGCGCTGATGGACAGTATCGTCTTCAAGCTGCTGAAGAACCGCGACCACGTCGGACTGATCGCAGCCGAGTAA
- the pip gene encoding prolyl aminopeptidase, whose amino-acid sequence MTTVLRTLYPEIEPYASGHLDVGDGHTIYWEKAGTPGAKPAVFLHGGPGGTISPSHRRLFDPALYDVTLFDQRGCGKSTPNARIEANTTWHLVADIERLREMAGADRWLVFGGSWGSTLALAYAEKHPERISELVLRGIYTLTKAELDWYYQFGVSEMFPDKWERFIAPVPENERHEMMQAYHRRLMSDDKATRLEAAKAWSIWEGETITLLPELATSAPFAEDDYADAFARIENHFFVNAGWMEEGQLLRDAHRLHGIPGVIIHGRYDMPCPAKYAWQLHKAWPGSELHLIEGAGHAYSEPGILDRLIRTTDQFAGKTEQN is encoded by the coding sequence ATGACGACTGTTTTGCGTACACTTTATCCGGAAATCGAGCCCTATGCGTCGGGCCATCTCGACGTCGGCGACGGCCACACGATTTATTGGGAGAAGGCTGGCACACCGGGCGCGAAGCCCGCCGTCTTCCTGCATGGCGGCCCCGGCGGCACGATCTCGCCGAGCCACCGCCGTCTGTTTGATCCGGCGCTCTACGACGTAACGCTGTTCGACCAGCGCGGTTGCGGCAAGTCGACGCCGAATGCCAGGATCGAAGCCAACACCACCTGGCATCTCGTCGCCGATATCGAGCGGCTGCGCGAGATGGCCGGCGCCGACAGGTGGCTGGTCTTCGGCGGTTCCTGGGGATCGACGCTGGCGCTCGCCTATGCCGAGAAGCACCCGGAACGGATTTCCGAACTGGTGCTGCGCGGCATCTACACGCTGACCAAGGCCGAGCTCGACTGGTACTACCAGTTCGGCGTCTCGGAAATGTTCCCGGACAAATGGGAGCGTTTCATCGCGCCCGTTCCCGAGAACGAGCGCCACGAGATGATGCAGGCCTATCACCGCCGCCTGATGAGCGACGACAAGGCGACGCGCCTTGAGGCCGCCAAGGCCTGGAGCATCTGGGAAGGCGAGACGATCACGCTTCTGCCGGAACTTGCAACCAGCGCGCCCTTCGCCGAGGACGATTACGCCGATGCCTTCGCGCGGATCGAGAACCACTTCTTCGTCAATGCCGGCTGGATGGAAGAGGGCCAATTGCTGCGCGACGCCCACCGGCTGCACGGCATTCCAGGTGTCATCATCCATGGGCGCTACGACATGCCGTGCCCGGCGAAATACGCTTGGCAACTGCATAAGGCCTGGCCGGGATCGGAGCTTCATCTGATCGAAGGCGCAGGCCACGCCTATTCCGAGCCCGGCATCCTCGATCGGCTGATCCGCACCACGGACCAGTTCGCAGGCAAGACCGAGCAAAACTAA
- a CDS encoding GFA family protein translates to MASFGSIPVTIARIYTGGCQCGAVRYRAEGVLSDPHICHCRMCQKATGNYFMPLANAPRDTFDITRGQPSWFRSSHLVRRGFCSDCGTPLFYDMPDENFINIALGSLDDPDDVQPVYQSGVESRVIWFSRLAGLPPRETDDGTEVSATRHLIVLETNRQHPDYDTVHWPLTKD, encoded by the coding sequence ATGGCATCCTTCGGGAGCATTCCGGTGACCATCGCGCGAATCTATACGGGTGGATGCCAATGTGGCGCCGTGCGCTACCGCGCCGAGGGCGTGCTTTCGGACCCGCATATCTGTCATTGCCGCATGTGTCAGAAAGCGACCGGCAACTACTTCATGCCGCTCGCCAATGCGCCGCGCGACACGTTCGACATCACCCGCGGCCAGCCGTCCTGGTTCCGCTCGTCGCATCTGGTGCGCCGCGGCTTCTGCAGCGATTGCGGCACGCCGCTGTTCTACGATATGCCCGACGAGAACTTCATCAACATCGCGCTCGGCTCGCTCGACGACCCTGATGACGTGCAGCCCGTTTACCAGTCGGGCGTCGAATCTCGCGTCATATGGTTCTCGCGGCTCGCGGGCCTGCCGCCGAGGGAGACGGATGACGGCACCGAGGTGTCGGCGACCCGCCATCTGATCGTCCTCGAAACCAACCGCCAGCATCCCGACTACGACACCGTGCACTGGCCGCTTACGAAAGACTGA
- a CDS encoding GFA family protein codes for MTENVRTGGCQCGAVRFRIKGELGRASICHCRMCQKQFGSFFSALVTAPKDGVEWVRDEPSYFQSSVNIDRGFCPKCGTPMTYRHPGGLEIAIGTFDDRSDLAPKIQVNHASRLPWVETIFEQPVLEDQDFYARQESIISFQHPDHETDQWHPSGAFR; via the coding sequence ATGACCGAAAACGTTCGAACAGGTGGATGCCAATGCGGCGCGGTCCGCTTCCGGATCAAGGGGGAACTCGGGCGCGCGTCGATCTGCCATTGCCGCATGTGCCAGAAGCAATTCGGTTCATTCTTCTCGGCGCTGGTGACGGCGCCGAAGGATGGTGTCGAATGGGTGCGGGACGAGCCGAGCTACTTCCAGTCCTCGGTCAACATCGACCGCGGCTTTTGCCCGAAATGCGGAACGCCGATGACCTACCGGCATCCGGGCGGCCTCGAGATCGCCATCGGCACCTTCGACGATCGTTCCGATCTTGCGCCGAAAATCCAGGTCAACCACGCCTCGCGTCTGCCCTGGGTCGAGACGATCTTCGAGCAGCCGGTGCTTGAGGATCAGGATTTCTACGCCAGGCAGGAAAGCATCATCTCGTTCCAGCACCCGGACCACGAGACAGATCAATGGCATCCTTCGGGAGCATTCCGGTGA
- a CDS encoding GFA family protein: MSLDNRPYYTGGCQCGAVRFRIKGRLGDASVCHCRMCQKASGNFYLPLVSVGGAHVTWTRGERKRYQSSNFGWRGFCGDCGTPLTYEAPDGMALAIAAFDEPQGITPTVQWGIESKLPYTDHVAALPGVHTMEDPDAVEFLEKLVCYQHPDHDTETWPPEEKR, from the coding sequence ATGAGTCTGGACAACAGGCCCTATTACACAGGCGGTTGCCAGTGTGGCGCAGTGCGTTTTCGCATCAAGGGCAGGCTCGGCGATGCGTCGGTCTGTCATTGTCGCATGTGCCAGAAGGCCAGCGGCAATTTCTACCTGCCGCTGGTTTCCGTCGGCGGCGCGCATGTCACCTGGACGCGCGGCGAGCGCAAGCGCTACCAGTCGTCCAATTTCGGCTGGCGCGGTTTCTGCGGCGATTGCGGCACGCCGCTGACCTATGAGGCGCCCGACGGCATGGCATTGGCGATTGCCGCTTTCGACGAACCGCAGGGCATCACGCCAACGGTGCAATGGGGCATTGAAAGCAAGTTGCCCTATACCGACCACGTGGCCGCGCTGCCCGGTGTTCACACGATGGAAGACCCGGACGCCGTGGAGTTCCTGGAGAAACTCGTTTGCTATCAGCATCCCGACCATGACACCGAGACCTGGCCCCCGGAGGAGAAGCGATGA
- a CDS encoding VOC family protein translates to MIDHTGIPVADFDRAQSFYDKAFAPLGASLLMMVPLEHTGGLKVGGYGRERPVFWLHETAATGPGRHYAFSARSRAEVDAFHQAAMAAGGRDNGKPGLRPHYHPDYYGAFVFDPDGNNIEAVCHAPG, encoded by the coding sequence ATGATCGACCATACGGGCATTCCAGTCGCGGATTTCGACCGGGCGCAGTCGTTCTACGACAAGGCCTTTGCTCCGCTTGGTGCCTCCTTGCTGATGATGGTGCCGCTGGAACACACCGGCGGCCTCAAGGTGGGCGGTTATGGCCGCGAGCGGCCGGTCTTCTGGCTGCATGAGACGGCTGCGACGGGGCCGGGCCGGCACTACGCCTTTTCGGCGCGCAGTCGCGCCGAGGTCGATGCCTTCCATCAAGCGGCAATGGCCGCCGGCGGGCGTGACAACGGCAAGCCGGGGCTGAGACCGCACTACCACCCGGACTATTACGGGGCCTTCGTATTCGATCCCGACGGCAACAATATCGAAGCCGTCTGCCACGCGCCGGGCTGA
- the cysS gene encoding cysteine--tRNA ligase, with amino-acid sequence MGGTPTLKLYNTLTREKVEFKPIDPDNVRMYVCGPTVYDYAHIGNARPVIVFDVLFRLLRHVYGADHVTYARNITDVDDKINARALRDYPTLPLNDAIRRVTEKTETQFLDDAKALGCLDPDVQPRATDNIAQMIDIIEKLIAKGHAYQAGGEVLFDTKSMADYGQLSKRNLDEQQAGARVAVEAHKKSPGDFVLWKLSGDNEPGWESPWGRGRPGWHIECSAMSSRYLGEVFDIHGGGLDLIFPHHENEIAQSRCAHGTEVMANVWMHNGFLQVEGRKMSKSEGNFVTIYELLHTEKFAGRQWPGDVLRLAMLMTHYREPIDFSVKRLEEAEHLLSKWPVPGDAKGEADPAVVAALADDLNTVAAVQAVHALAQKAAADPKLLGTFAASAALIGVVPQAVELDEGLVRDIDSRVRARLELLKAKNFAEADKIRDDLLARGVQLKDGKDPATGERVTTWDIKR; translated from the coding sequence ATGGGCGGAACGCCGACACTGAAGCTGTACAACACGCTGACGCGGGAGAAGGTCGAGTTCAAGCCGATCGATCCCGACAACGTTCGCATGTATGTCTGCGGCCCGACGGTCTATGACTATGCCCATATCGGCAATGCCCGGCCGGTCATCGTCTTCGACGTCCTGTTCCGGCTGCTGCGTCATGTCTATGGCGCGGATCACGTCACTTATGCGCGCAACATCACCGACGTCGACGACAAGATCAACGCGCGGGCGCTGCGGGACTACCCGACCCTGCCGCTCAACGACGCGATCCGGCGGGTGACGGAGAAGACCGAAACCCAGTTTCTCGACGATGCCAAGGCGCTCGGCTGCCTTGACCCCGATGTCCAGCCGCGGGCCACCGACAACATCGCGCAGATGATCGACATCATCGAAAAGCTCATCGCCAAGGGCCACGCCTACCAGGCGGGTGGCGAGGTGCTGTTCGATACCAAGTCGATGGCCGATTACGGTCAGCTCTCGAAGCGCAATCTCGACGAACAGCAGGCCGGCGCTCGTGTCGCCGTCGAGGCGCATAAGAAGAGCCCGGGCGACTTCGTGTTGTGGAAGCTTTCTGGCGACAACGAACCGGGCTGGGAAAGCCCGTGGGGCCGGGGGCGTCCCGGCTGGCACATCGAGTGCTCGGCCATGAGCAGCCGCTACCTCGGCGAAGTCTTCGACATTCACGGCGGCGGGCTGGATCTGATCTTCCCGCACCATGAAAACGAGATTGCCCAGTCCCGTTGCGCTCACGGCACCGAGGTGATGGCGAATGTCTGGATGCACAACGGCTTCCTGCAGGTCGAAGGCCGCAAGATGTCGAAGTCCGAAGGCAACTTCGTCACCATCTACGAACTGCTGCACACGGAAAAGTTCGCCGGCCGCCAGTGGCCGGGCGATGTGCTGAGGCTCGCCATGCTGATGACGCACTATCGCGAACCGATCGATTTTTCGGTGAAGCGGTTGGAAGAAGCAGAGCATCTGCTCTCCAAGTGGCCGGTCCCAGGTGACGCCAAGGGTGAGGCCGATCCGGCCGTGGTCGCCGCACTTGCCGACGACCTCAACACGGTCGCAGCGGTCCAGGCGGTCCATGCGCTCGCCCAGAAGGCGGCGGCTGATCCGAAGCTGCTCGGGACCTTTGCCGCAAGTGCCGCGTTGATCGGCGTGGTGCCGCAGGCGGTCGAACTCGACGAGGGGCTGGTCCGCGACATCGACAGCCGCGTGCGGGCCCGTCTGGAACTGCTGAAGGCGAAGAACTTCGCGGAAGCCGACAAGATCCGCGACGATCTGCTGGCGCGCGGTGTTCAGCTCAAGGACGGCAAGGATCCGGCAACCGGCGAGCGGGTGACGACCTGGGATATCAAACGGTGA
- a CDS encoding SOS response-associated peptidase produces MCGRFALTATPDEIMELFSLLESDDFPARFNIAPTQPIMVVVAGERAAPGSNLPERRALLVRWGFMPGWVKDPRDFPLLINARVESAIEKASFRAAMRHRRVLVPASGFYEWRRPPKGSREPSQAYWVRPRKGGIVAFAGLMETWSSADGSEVDTAAILTTAANASIRQIHDRMPVVIQPEDFARWLDCKTQEPREVADLFGPVAEDYFEAIPVSDKVNKVVNTGPEIQDAVTPRPVADAQLKRKSNPTEPDGGQMSLF; encoded by the coding sequence ATGTGCGGACGTTTTGCGCTGACGGCGACACCCGACGAAATAATGGAATTGTTCAGCCTGCTGGAAAGCGACGACTTTCCGGCGCGCTTCAATATCGCGCCAACCCAGCCGATCATGGTTGTCGTGGCCGGTGAGCGTGCGGCACCCGGCAGCAACCTGCCGGAGCGCCGGGCGCTGCTCGTGCGCTGGGGCTTCATGCCGGGCTGGGTCAAGGACCCGCGCGACTTTCCACTGTTGATCAATGCGCGGGTCGAATCGGCAATCGAAAAGGCGTCGTTCCGTGCAGCCATGCGGCACCGGCGGGTCCTTGTGCCGGCCTCCGGCTTCTACGAATGGCGACGGCCGCCGAAGGGCAGCCGCGAGCCGTCGCAGGCCTATTGGGTGCGTCCGAGGAAGGGCGGCATCGTCGCCTTCGCCGGTTTGATGGAAACCTGGTCCTCGGCCGACGGCTCCGAGGTCGACACCGCGGCCATCCTGACGACGGCCGCCAACGCCTCGATCCGGCAGATCCATGACCGCATGCCGGTCGTCATCCAGCCCGAGGATTTTGCCCGCTGGCTGGACTGCAAGACGCAGGAGCCGCGCGAGGTTGCCGATCTCTTCGGCCCGGTCGCGGAGGACTACTTCGAGGCGATCCCGGTTTCGGACAAGGTCAACAAGGTCGTCAACACCGGGCCCGAAATCCAGGACGCCGTCACACCCAGGCCCGTCGCGGATGCCCAGCTAAAACGCAAGAGCAACCCGACCGAGCCCGATGGCGGGCAGATGTCTCTCTTTTAA
- a CDS encoding NUDIX hydrolase: MMPTKPELASSVILERDSRYLLVRRANPPSADMYAFPGGRAEAGETPAETALRELLEETGIKARDPVLFEVYDLPGKESEGRHFLLSVFRADADADAVAVASDDAAGLGWFTADEIFALPIPDSVRECVERLSGAGANAATSGDGLETAANSGLVKS, encoded by the coding sequence CTGATGCCGACCAAGCCCGAACTTGCTTCCTCCGTCATCCTCGAACGCGACAGCCGCTATCTGCTCGTCCGCCGGGCCAACCCGCCGTCGGCCGACATGTACGCCTTTCCCGGCGGCCGGGCGGAAGCCGGCGAGACGCCGGCGGAGACAGCACTTCGCGAATTGCTCGAGGAAACCGGCATCAAGGCGCGCGATCCGGTGCTGTTCGAAGTCTACGATCTGCCGGGCAAGGAGTCCGAAGGGCGACACTTCCTGCTGTCGGTCTTCAGGGCCGATGCTGATGCCGACGCAGTTGCCGTCGCCAGCGACGACGCCGCAGGGCTCGGCTGGTTCACGGCTGACGAGATCTTCGCCCTGCCGATCCCCGACAGCGTGCGCGAATGTGTGGAAAGGCTCTCCGGCGCCGGAGCGAACGCCGCGACATCAGGCGACGGCCTTGAAACCGCCGCCAATTCGGGCTTGGTGAAATCATGA
- a CDS encoding TIGR02301 family protein: protein MIPVPILTRLTLAGIALTVATGAAAQKSPTKEPAKTETAAPAPAAVEEKPTPYDQRLVRLSEILGSVHYLRNLCVKEPEDVWRRSMQELIDKETATEIKRRERMTAAFNRGYRTFASVYTSCTGPAIVAEQRYRAEGATLASEIVARFGN, encoded by the coding sequence ATGATCCCTGTCCCGATCCTTACAAGGCTTACGCTCGCCGGCATCGCCTTGACAGTCGCCACTGGCGCGGCAGCGCAAAAATCACCGACGAAAGAGCCGGCCAAGACCGAGACCGCAGCCCCTGCCCCGGCCGCCGTGGAGGAAAAGCCGACGCCCTATGACCAGCGGCTGGTTCGGCTCTCCGAGATCCTCGGCTCCGTGCACTACCTCCGCAATCTCTGCGTCAAGGAACCGGAGGATGTCTGGCGCCGCTCGATGCAGGAACTGATCGACAAGGAAACCGCCACCGAAATCAAACGGCGCGAGCGGATGACGGCCGCCTTCAACCGCGGGTATCGCACCTTCGCATCCGTCTATACGAGCTGCACGGGGCCTGCGATCGTCGCCGAACAGCGATATCGTGCCGAAGGGGCAACACTTGCGTCAGAAATCGTCGCCCGCTTTGGAAATTAG
- a CDS encoding folate-binding protein YgfZ → MPRVRLDDRAIVAISGKDAEDLLQGLITTDLDALAPDEARPGALLTPQGKILFEFLISRDGDGLRLETAHDQAEALLKRLTMYKLRSAVELSIKTSDAVTVIFDEAAPTDAYRDHRFEKAGIALFRAYGEATGDTAGAEDLERLRIAAGIANAGADYAVQDAFPHDVLMDKNGGLSFKKGCYVGQEVVSRMQHRSTPRRRVVIVSADAALPPTGTTITANDKSIGTLGTVQGKSALAIVRIDKAGEAMANGIPLLAGDVLVTLVLPEWAGLTFPTSADEASA, encoded by the coding sequence ATGCCCAGAGTTCGCCTCGACGATCGCGCGATCGTCGCCATTTCCGGCAAGGACGCCGAAGATCTTCTCCAGGGACTGATCACCACCGACCTCGACGCGCTTGCGCCCGACGAGGCACGTCCCGGCGCTCTGTTGACGCCACAGGGCAAGATCCTGTTCGAGTTCCTGATCTCCCGCGACGGCGACGGCCTACGGTTGGAAACGGCACATGACCAGGCCGAAGCGCTGCTGAAGCGCCTGACGATGTACAAGCTTCGCTCGGCAGTGGAGCTTTCGATCAAGACATCCGACGCCGTTACCGTGATATTCGACGAAGCAGCACCGACAGATGCCTATCGCGACCACCGTTTCGAGAAGGCGGGCATCGCGCTCTTTCGCGCCTATGGGGAAGCCACCGGCGACACGGCCGGCGCAGAAGACCTCGAACGCCTGCGGATCGCGGCGGGCATTGCCAATGCCGGCGCCGATTATGCGGTGCAGGACGCCTTCCCCCATGATGTGCTCATGGACAAGAACGGCGGTCTTTCCTTCAAGAAGGGCTGCTATGTCGGCCAGGAAGTGGTGTCGCGCATGCAGCACCGCAGCACGCCGCGCCGCCGGGTCGTGATCGTTTCTGCCGACGCCGCCCTTCCCCCGACGGGAACGACGATCACCGCGAACGACAAGTCGATCGGCACGCTCGGCACGGTACAGGGCAAGTCGGCACTCGCGATCGTGCGCATCGACAAGGCCGGCGAAGCGATGGCGAACGGCATCCCGCTGCTTGCCGGCGACGTGCTGGTGACATTGGTCCTGCCCGAATGGGCCGGGCTCACCTTCCCGACGTCTGCCGACGAGGCGAGCGCGTGA